In Centropristis striata isolate RG_2023a ecotype Rhode Island chromosome 1, C.striata_1.0, whole genome shotgun sequence, one DNA window encodes the following:
- the rfc1 gene encoding replication factor C subunit 1, with amino-acid sequence MDIRRFFAPTAAKPAVQKPAPNGNVKADEKKKKNPLSSDEEPKKKQTAKVKTSKPEEKRKGSEKKRKKHAVIESDSEDEEQVRKSKKSPKEKQKTSKKETPPKKDPVQYVSETDSDSDNFQSLKKPKQNGTAKQTARPAAKEGLKSPPKPSSTQGKTGVKSPSVPVTPKSAPPPQPKHTPTSVMDYFGSATIQRSDKKLVASTKRKAPTQDDDDLSDELIAKQLQMDEDMEMEKQVHEDEEFARTLAMLDEAPQAKKARKGSDDKPTAAAFPKKSRTDSAAGSSSSPSKTDRRGSMSEDVVGPTPKKNTTPVKASSKLAMMKKKEEERDKGPKGKTPISPTKIKISPKKEPIASPISETKFTPKTGTTVKTSPKKPESTSTSPDNPEEKKKVNAAAFRNFLNRDGPRALGSKEIPQGAENCLEGCVFVLTGVMESMERDDAKSLIERYGGKVTGNISKKTTYLVQGRDSGVSKLEKAESLGTKILDEDGLLELIRTKPGKKSKYEIAAEAENIASKTRTPPSKTSKSTPKAQKISPSKGNSRSPHTPSPSKTGQAQGHSARTRDGGTPSGRGSGHTARRELGLSSSSSSSAPGPSSSSSPSPSGEEASLLWVDKYRPRSLKTVIGQQGDQSCANKLLRWLQNWYKHHSGDTSKPAAARFGKFGGKDDGSGFKAALLSGPPGVGKTTTASLVCEELGFSYVEMNASCTRSKNTLKEVVAESLNNTSIEGFYKGTSQKVSSKHVLIMDEVDGMAGNEDRGGIQEMIGLIRNSKIPIICMCNDRNHQKIRSLANYCFDLRFQRPRVEQIKGAMMSLAYKEGIKIPAPALNEIILASNQDVRQVIHNLSMWSAKDKVMTYDQCKSDAASARKDMKMGPFDVCRKVFAAGEETAHMSLIDKSDLFFHDYSLAPLFVQENYLHVRPRAAGNDLKSHLMLLSKTADSISDGDLVDRRIRSGQNWSLLPTQAIYASVLPGELMRGYMSQFPTFPSWLGKNSSTSKHSRIVQELASHMSLKTMSSRQAVNQDYLYYLRQALLSPLQKHGAEGAGEAVQLLDDYQLIKEDVDSIMEISVWGGQPDPYSKLDSKVKAAFTRTYNKEVHLTPYSLQVVKKGRRGGGGGEAGFGEDGDNEAQVSEEEADGVKSDAMIKQKKAKATKDPKKEKKEDSGKDKGKGKGKGKGKAKK; translated from the exons ACTCCGAGGATGAGGAGCAAGTGAGGAAGTCAAAGAAATCcccaaaagagaaacagaagacAAGCAAAAAAGAGACGCCTCCCAAAAAAGATCCTGTGCAGTATGTCTCTGAAACAG ACTCAGACAGCGACAATTTTCAGTCTTTGAAGAAACCCAAACAGAATGGCACAGCCAAACAAACAGCTCGTCCAGCAGCCAAAGAGGGTCTGAAGTCTCCTCCCAAGCCCTCCTCTACTCAGGGGAAAACTGGGGTGAAGTCTCCCTCTGTGCCCGTCACGCCTAAGTCAGCCCCGCCTCCTCAGCCCAAACACACCCCCACCTCAGTAATGGATTACTTCGGCAGTGCAACTATTCAGCGTTCAGATAAGAAGCTCGTAGCCAGCACCAAACGAAAGGCT CCGACTCAGGATGACGATGACCTGAGTGACGAGCTTATCGCCAAACAGCTGCAGATGGATGAAGACATGGAG ATGGAAAAGCAGGTCCATGAGGACGAGGAGTTTGCCAGAACTCTTGCCATGCTCGACGAGGCACCTCAAGCGAAGAAG GCTCGCAAAGGCTCCGATGATAAACCAACAGCTGCAGCATTTCCCAAAAAGAGCAGAACAGACTCTGCTGCTGGCAGCTCGAGCAGCCCATCAAAGACCGACCGAAGGGGCAGCATGTCGGAGGATGTGGTTGGTCCAACTCCTAAGAAGAATACTACCCCCGTCAAAGCCAGCTCCAAACTGGCCATGATgaagaaaaaggaagaagagagagacaaaggGCCAAAGGGCAAAACCCCAATTTCacccacaaaaataaaaatctctcCCAAAAAGGAGCCGATTGCTTCTCCGATCTCGGAGACGAAGTTCACTCCCAAAACAGGAACCACAGTGAAAACTTCTCCAAAGAAACCAGAG AGCACGAGTACGAGTCCTGACAAcccagaggagaagaagaaggtcaACGCTGCAGCTTTCAGGAACTTCCTCAACAGGGATGGACCACGAGCTCTGGGCTCCAAGGAAATcccacag ggtgcAGAGAACTGCCTGGAGGGCTGTGTGTTCGTGCTGACTGGGGTCATGGAGTCCATGGAGAGGGACGATGCCAAATCCCTCATCGAGCGCTACGGAGGCAAGGTGACGGGCAACATCAGCAAGAAGACCACCTACCTGGTGCAGGGCAGAGACAGCGGAGTCTCCAAGCTCGAGAAG GCGGAGAGTCTCGGTACCAAGATCCTGGATGAGGACGGTCTGTTGGAGCTGATCAGAACCAAACCAGGAAAGAAGTCCAAGTACGAGATCGCTGCAGAGGCTGAG aacatcGCCTCAAAGACCAGGACTCCCCCCAGCAAGACCTCAAAGAGCACCCCCAAAGCCCAGAAGATCTCTCCCTCTAAGGGGAACTCCAGGTCCCCTCACACTCCGAGCCCGTCAAAGACCGGCCAGGCACAAGGCCACAGTGCCAGGACCAGAGACGGCGGCACTCCATCTGGGAGAGGCTCGGGTCACACAGCCCGGAGGGAGCTgggtctttcctcctcctccagttcTTCAGCCCCAggaccttcatcatcatcatctccatCACCTTCAGGGGAGGAGGCCAGCCTGCTGTGGGTGGACAAGTACCGCCCGCGCTCTCTGAAGACTGTGATTGGCCAGCAGGGAGATCAGAGCTGTGCCAATAAGCTGCTCCGCTGGCTGCAGAACTGGTACAAACACCACAGCGGTGACACTTCTAAGCCAGCAG ctgcaaGGTTTGGTAAGTTTGGAGGGAAAGATGATGGATCAGGATTCAAGGCCGCTCTGCTCTCTGGACCCCCGGGAGTGGGGAAAACCACCACAGCCTCCCTAGTCTGTGAG GAGTTGGGCTTTAGCTACGTGGAGATGAACGCCAGCTGTACTCGCAGCAAAAACACTCTGAAGGAAGTTGTTGCGGAGTCACTTAACAACACGAGCATCGAGGGCTTCTACAAAG gCACGTCTCAGAAAGTAAGCAGTAAACACGTTCTGATCATGGACGAGGTTGATGGCATGGCTGGCAACGAGGACCGTGGAGGGATCcag GAGATGATCGGCCTGATCAGAAATTCAAAGATTCCCATCATCTGCATGTGCAACGACCGTAACCACCAGAAGATCAGGTCACTCGCCAACTATTGCTTCGACCTGCGCTTCCAGAGGCCACGAGTGGAACAGATCAAG GGAGCCATGATGTCCCTCGCTTACAAGGAGGGAATAAAGATCCCAGCCCCGGCTCTTAATGAAATCATCCTTGCCTCCAATCAGGATGTCCGGCAG gtGATTCATAACCTCAGCATGTGGTCAGCCAAAGACAAGGTGATGACGTATGACCAGTGCAAGTCTGACGCAGCCAGCGCCCGCAAGGACATGAAAATGGGGCCGTTTGATGTTTGTAGGAAGGTGTTTGCAGCAGGGGAGGAGACTGCCCACATGAGCCTCATCGACAAGTCTGACCTCTTCTTCCACGACTACTCGCTCGCGCCGCTATTCGTCCAAGAGAACTACCTGCATGTTCGCCCAAGGGCTGCTGG TAATGACCTGAAGTCTCACTTGATGTTGCTCAGTAAGACGGCTGACTCCATCTCTGACGGAGACCTGGTGGACAGACGAATCCGCTCTGGGCAGAACTGGTCGCTGCTGCCAACACAG GCCATCTATGCCAGTGTGTTACCAGGCGAGCTCATGAGGGGCTACATGAGTCAGTTCCCCACATTCCCCAGCTGGCTCGGCAAGAACTCCTCTACCAGTAAACATTCCCGCATCGTGCAGGAGCTCGCCTCACACATGAGTTTAAA AACTATGAGCAGCAGACAGGCAGTGAACCAGGACTACCTGTACTACCTGCGGCAGGCACTGCTGAGCCCACTGCAGAAGCACGGAGCAGAGGGGGCGGGCGAAGCTGTGCAGCTACTGGACGACTACCAACTCATCAAGGAGGACGTGGACAGCATCATGGAGATCAGTGTCTGGGGCGGACAGCCAGACCCCTACTCCAAACTGGACTCTAAG GTGAAGGCAGCATTCACACGGACCTACAACAAAGAAGTTCACCTGACGCCGTACTCTCTGCAAGTGGTGAAGAAGGGCCGCCGTGGTGGCGGAGGGGGAGAGGCGGGCTTTGGAGAGGACGGGGACAACGAGGCGCAGGTTTCTGAAGAGGAGGCAGATGGTGTCAAATCTGACGCCATGATCAAA CAGAAGAAGGCTAAAGCCACCAAGgatccaaagaaggagaagaaagaggatTCTGGGAAGGACAAAGGCAAAGGCAAGGGGAAAGGCAAGGGCAAGGCCAAGAAATGA
- the wdr19 gene encoding WD repeat-containing protein 19 encodes MKSVFVLADKGWAGSYLLYKWQKTLGNYIAVAGQDNSVKIFDRHGHKCTEISLPGRCVGMDWDKDGDILAVIAAKSSSIYLWDASVNKKSQIESGMRDQMSFILWSKTGPLLAVGTVKGNLLIYNQQTSRKIPVLGKHTKKITCGCWNSQNLLALGSDDNTLSISNHEGDTLRQTTLRGEPAEMTFAVMKTDERSSQGESTVSLSVDKKILMLFNINDPDNRIELTFQHHYGHIVSYRWYGDGYILIGFSHGYFVVISTHIREIGQELYQAHNHKDSLNSVAISPALNKAASCGDNSIKIHELSTKDISNVVQLDDETKGLDQLNWTDDGQLLALSTQKGTLHVFLTKLPILGGSFGTRLAYLTSLLEVTVSNQVEGENPVAIQVEVEPTFIALGPYHVAVGMNNRAWFYALVDQEPGFNKLKDIEYLGTIASMCLNADYAAAMFEGKVQLHMIEGKELEERKQMKLFPDDDRKGRILCHALTADFLYYGTDSGNVVCVLVEDWETVSSYSHSVGVRKVFPDLNGTRLVFIDDKNGGFLLSPANATDSCFELPNFSPTITGVLWDNWHADRGVFVAYDEDKVYTYALHKNTIYGPRVVLVGSTPLLFSQKPLLLYNGELTCQTTSGKTSEVALSTHSFLKNSAGKATDPPMELSKQLAQALMLKRFHEAWGLCKSAGTSTDWAEVGKACLLHMEVELAIQVYRMSGNVGMVLSLQGIQGIEDMNLRAGHLAMFLGDYNLAQDLYLSSGCPIAALEMRRDLLHWDSALMLAKRLAEDQIPFISKEYAVHLEFIGDYVNALAHYEKGMTHDNKFQEHDEACKAGVARMSIRMGDIRRGAAQAIQHPSRVLKKECGAILENMKQFSEAAQLYEKGQYYDKAASVYIRCKNWAKVGELLPQVSSPRIHLQYAKAKEADGKYKDAAQAYESAKDWDNVIRVMLDHLNSPEEAVRIVRETQSIDGAKMVARFFLGLNDYGSAIHFLVLSQCNDEAFQLAQQHGQMEVYADIIGPEATQEDYQSIALYFEGEKKHLQAGKFFQKCGQYSRALKHFLKCPNTDDNLAVEMAIETVGQAKDISLTNQLIDYLMGESDGMPKDAKYLFRLYMALQQYREAARTAIIIAREEQCAGNYRNAHDVLFSMYTELQAQKIKIPAEMNTNLMILHSYLLVKVHVKRGDHLKGARMLIRVSNNISKFPAHVVPILTSAVIECHRAGLKNSAFSFAAMLMRPEYRNEIDSKYRKKIEAMVRRPDTTELEEETTPCPCCGFQLPQNELLCISCKNNLPYCIATGRHMLKEDWSVCPHCEFPALYSQLILLLETETVCPMCSETLNVKQVKKISDCSQYLQPVEVDQ; translated from the exons ATGAAG AGCGTTTTTGTCCTCGCTGACAAAGGCTGGGCGGGTTCTTACCTCCTGTATAAGTGGCAGAAAACCCTTGGTAACTATATCGCTGTTGCAGG ACAGGACAACTCAGTGAAAATATTTGATCGACATGGACACAAGTGTACGGAAATCAGCCTTCCAGG ACGCTGTGTGGGGATGGACTGGGACAAAGATGGGGACATTTTGGCAGTGATAGCTGCAAAATCCAGCTCCATCTACCTATGGGATGCCAGCGTCAATAAAAAATCCCAGATAGAAAGTGGCATGAG AGATCAGATGTCCTTCATCTTGTGGTCAAAGACGGGCCCGCTATTAGCAGTTGGGACAGTCAAAGGAAATCTGTTAATTTACAACCAGCAGACCTCGCGCAAGATCCCTGTACTgg GTAAACACACCAAGAAGATCACCTGTGGGTGCTGGAATTCTCAGAATCTCCTGGCTTTGGGAAGTGATGACAACACTCTGAGCATCAGCAATCATGAGGGGGACACTCTCAGACAG ACTACACTTCGCGGTGAGCCTGCTGAGATGACATTTGCAGTGATGAAGACAGATGAAAGGTCCAGTCAGGGAGAGAGCACT GTGAGTCTGTCGGTGGACAAGAAGATACTGATGCTCTTCAATATCAACGACCCTGATAACCGGATAGAGTTGACCTTTCAGCATCACTATGGACACATTGTGTCCTACCGCTG GTACGGTGATGGGTATATTCTGATTGGCTTCTCCCATGGGTACTTTGTGGTGATTTCCACTCACATCCGGGAGATTGGGCAGGAGCTCTATCAGGCGCACAACCATAAAGATAGTCTCAATAGTGTTGCCATCTCACCAGCATTAAACAAGGCTGCTTCCTGTGGGGACAACAG CATAAAGATCCACGAGTTGTCTACCAAAGATATCAGCAATGTAGTCCAGCTGGATGATGAGACTAAAG gtctGGACCAGTTAAACTGGACAGATGACGGCCAGCTGTTGGCCCTCTCCACACAGAAGGGGACGCTCCATGTCTTCCTCACTAAGCTGCCCATCCTAGGTGGCAGCTTTGGTACACGGCTGGCCTACCTCACCTCCCTGCTGGAGGTCACTGTGTCCAACCAGGTGGAGGGG GAGAATCCTGTGGCCATACAAGTGGAAGTAGAGCCAACTTTCATTGCGCTAGGGCCGTACCATGTGGCTGTGGGGATGAACAACAGAGCCTGGTTCTACGCCTTGGTAGACCAAGAacctg GTTTTAATAAGCTGAAGGACATTGAGTATTTGGGGACGATAGCCAGCATGTGCCTTAACGCTGACTATGCTGCAGCGATGTTTGAGGGAAAAGTGCAGCTGCACATG ATTGAAGGAaaagagctggaggagaggaaacagatGAAGTTGTTTCCAGATGATGACAGAAAAGGTCGGATCCTTTGCCACGCACTCACTGCTGACTTCCTCTACTATGGGACAGAT TCAGGTAATGTGGTGTGTGTCTTGGTGGAGGACTGGGAGACTGTGAGCAGCTACAGCCACTCAGTTGGTGTGAGGAAAGTGTTCCCAGATTTAAATGGCACAAGGCTGGTTTTCATTGATGACAAGAACGGTGGATTCCTGCTCTCCCCTGCAAAT GCAACAGACTCCTGCTTTGAGCTCCCCAACTTCTCACCCACCATCACAGGAGTGCTGTGGGACAACTGGCATGCTGACAGAGGAGTGTTTGTAGCTTATGATGAGGACAAGGTCTATACCTACGCCCTGCACAAAAACACCATATATG GCCCCCGGGTGGTTTTGGTGGGGAGCACCCCACTCCTCTTTTCCCAGAAGCCTTTGCTCTTGTACAACGGGGAGCTGACGTGTCAGACGACGAGTGGCAAAACCAGTGAAGTGGCTTTGAGCACACACTCCTTCCTAAAGAACTCTGCCGGCAAAGCAACGGATCCACCGATGGAGCTCAGCAAGCAGCTTGCCCAGGCGCTGATGCTCAAGAG ATTCCATGAAGCCTGGGGTCTGTGTAAGTCTGCGGGTACTAGCACAGACTGGGCAGAGGTCGGCAAAGCCTGTCTGCTCCATATGGAAGTCGAACTGGCCATCCAGGTCTACCGCATGAGTGGCAATGTGGGCATGGTCCTGTCTCTGCAGGGCATCCAG GGTATAGAAGACATGAATTTAAGGGCAGGACATTTGGCCATGTTTTTAGGTGACTACAACCTGGCCCAGGACCTGTATCTGTCCTCAGGCTGCCCAATTGCTGCCCTGGAG atgaGGAGAGACCTGTTGCATTGGGACAGTGCTCTTATGTTAGCCAAGAGGTTAGCAGAAGACCAAATTCCCTTTATATCTAAAGAATACGCTGTCCATCTGGAGTTCAt tgGTGATTACGTGAATGCTCTAGCACACTATGAAAAAGGCATGACCCATGATAATAAA TTCCAGGAGCATGACGAGGCATGTAAAGCCGGGGTAGCCAGGATGTCCATCAGGATGGGTGACATCAGGAGAGGAGCTGCTCAGGCGATTCAACACCCGAGCAGAGTACTTAAGAAGGAGTGTGGAGCCATACTGGAGAACATGAAG CAATTCTCTGAAGCCGCTCAGCTCTATGAGAAGGGACAGTATTATGACAAGGCTGCATCGGTTTACATTCGTTGCAAGAACTG GGCCAAGGTGGGCGAGCTGCTCCCACAGGTCTCCTCTCCGAGGATCCACCTGCAGTATGCCAAGGCCAAGGAGGCGGATGGCAA ATACAAGGACGCAGCACAGGCCTATGAGAGCGCCAAAGATTGGGACAATGTGATCCGCGTCATGCTGGACCACCTGAACAGCCCTGAGGAGGCTGTTCGCATCGTCAGGGAGACGCAGAGCATCGACGGAGCAAAGATGGTGGCCAG GTTTTTCCTCGGGTTGAACGACTACGGCTCAGCCATCCACTTCCTTGTGCTCTCTCAATGCAATGACGAGGCTTTCCAACTGGCACAGCAGCACGGACAAATGGAGGTGTATGCAGACATCATCG GTCCTGAGGCGACGCAGGAGGACTATCAGAGCATTGCGCTCTACTTTGAAGGGGAGAAGAAACACCTGCAGGCCGGCAAGTTCTTTCAGAAATGTGGGCAGTATAGCAGA gcaCTGAAGCACTTCCTGAAGTGCCCCAACACTGATGACAACCTGGCTGTCGAAATGGCTATAGAGACG gtgggTCAGGCCAAGGACATTTCTCTGACCAATCAGCTGATAGATTACCTGATGGGAGAGAGCGACGGTATGCCCAAG gATGCCAAGTACCTGTTCCGTCTATATATGGCGCTGCAGCAGTACAGGGAGGCTGCTCGCACTGCCATCATCATCGCCAGAGAAGAGCAGTGTGCAG GAAACTACCGTAATGCTCATGACGTGCTGTTCAGCATGTACACGGAGCTGCAGGCCCAGAAGATTAAAATCCCCGCTGAGATGAACACAAATCTAATGATCCTCCACTCCTACCTGCTGGTCAAG GTCCATGTGAAGAGAGGAGACCACCTGAAAGGGGCTCGCATGCTCATTCGTGTCAGCAACAACATCAGCAAGTTCCCTGCAC ATGTTGTTCCTATTCTGACATCGGCAGTGATTGAATGTCACCGTGCCGGACTGAAGAACTCAGCCTTCAGCTTTGCTGCCATGCTGATGAGACCAGAGTACCGAAACGAGATTGACTCCAAGTACAGGAAGAAGATCGAGGCCATGGTCCG ACGTCCGGACACAacggagctggaggaggaaacTACTCCATGTCCCTGCTGTGGCTTCCAGCTGCCACAAAACGAACTGCTGTGCATCTCCTGCAAGAACAACCTGCCCTACTGCATCGCCACG gGTCGTCATATGCTGAAAGAAGACTGGTCAGTGTGTCCTCACTGTGAATTTCCTGCACTCTACTCTCAGCTCATTCT GTTGCTGGAGACAGAGACGGTGTGTCCCATGTGCTCTGAGACTCTGAATGTCAAACAGGTAAAGAAGATTTCTGATTGTTCCCAATACCTGCAGCCTGTTGAAGTGGATCAATGA